Genomic DNA from Ilyobacter polytropus DSM 2926:
GACACCATAAGTCCCTCTGGAATTTTTAGATATCCCAGCTTAGAAGCTATCTCAAAAACCCTAACCATGCTTCTTCCGTCTATGGCTATTTTTCTTTTATACTGGTGAGCCACATCTATTATCTGTTGAAGTCTGTGTATATGTGAAGCAAAAGAAGCTGCGATTATCCTTCCCTTGGCTTTTTCAAACTCCTGTCTAAAAGCCTCTCCCACACTTTTCTCAGAAGGTGTAAATCCCTCTACTTCTGAGTTGGTGGAATCTGAAAGAAGTAGATCTACTCCTTGATCTCCTAGCTGTGCAAGTCTTGAGAAGTCTACTCCTACTCCGTCTACAGGGGTAAGATCTATTTTAAAATCTCCCGTATGAACTATTACTCCTGCAGGTGTTGTTATTGCAAGGGCATAGGCGTCAGCTATTGAGTGAGTTACCTTTATAAATTCAACTGTAAAATATTTACCTACCTTTATCTTGCTTCTTCCTTTTATCTCTTTCATTTTAGGGAGTACTTTTGAAAATCCAGGATTGTCAAATTTAGACTTTGCAAGGGCTAAAGTTAGCTTTCCCCCGTACATAGGAACTGATTTATCTATCTTATTATATAAATAAGGAATTCCACCTATGTGATCCTCGTGCCCGTGAGTTATAAACAACCCTTTTATCTTATTTTTATTGCTTTCAATATATGAAAAATCAGGAATTACAAGGTCGATTCCAAGAAGTTCATCATCTGGGAAAGTAAGTCCAGCATCTAAGATGATTATCTCATCTCTGTATTGAACCAATGTCATATTTTTCCCTACTTCATCTAGTCCTCCTAGAGGAATCACATACATTTTCTCCTCTTTTTTTGCTTTTACCACCTCTGAACTGTCCACAACTTTAACTGCAGACACCTCTTCCGTTTTAGGTTTTTTTATATCTGTATTTTTTTCTCTACGTACAGCAGGTCCCTTTCCATGGA
This window encodes:
- a CDS encoding ribonuclease J encodes the protein MSIKNQQKEVHGKGPAVRREKNTDIKKPKTEEVSAVKVVDSSEVVKAKKEEKMYVIPLGGLDEVGKNMTLVQYRDEIIILDAGLTFPDDELLGIDLVIPDFSYIESNKNKIKGLFITHGHEDHIGGIPYLYNKIDKSVPMYGGKLTLALAKSKFDNPGFSKVLPKMKEIKGRSKIKVGKYFTVEFIKVTHSIADAYALAITTPAGVIVHTGDFKIDLTPVDGVGVDFSRLAQLGDQGVDLLLSDSTNSEVEGFTPSEKSVGEAFRQEFEKAKGRIIAASFASHIHRLQQIIDVAHQYKRKIAIDGRSMVRVFEIASKLGYLKIPEGLMVSLHEVGKLKEDKVVILCTGTQGEPLAALSRIAKDMHKHIKLRKGDTVIISATPIPGNERAVYNNINNLLKHDAEVVFRKIAGIHVSGHASKDEQKLMLNLIKPRHFMPVHGEYKMLKAHKQTAIETGVVEKKILIAVNGSKIEVTKSYAKIAGKVSAGAILVDGLGVGDIGNIVLRDRQQLGQDGVVIVVLTISKETGMILAGPDIVTRGFVYSRESEKMINEAALCIKEKLKSYEEKKITEWAALKTVTKDVASKYFYDKIQRNPVILPIIMEV